In Candidatus Brocadia sp., the following proteins share a genomic window:
- a CDS encoding AAA family ATPase, with amino-acid sequence MIDWTRIVESHVVRIFRKTCYEWWGIDIQFYDESGNHQNANMSFRNPVCSLIHSVPNGAKRCSQTYRKNLKKFRKKQEPFYCQCFAGFQGFAVPILVKQKYMGAMIASGICIFEKDDPLQKKYKETLGELGFDRMELDSCYKRLKTIDLHKKAYLADFMKIVAEDVVAFYELLQEAQTFTKKQSFLLEGIYKEKYKGIIGTSPAIKRVFDTLELIERSESPVLIEGESGTGKELIAAAIHYNGQRRDKIFVIQNCSAFSDTLLNSELFGHEKGSFTGALSEKKGLFEIADKGTLFLDEIGDMNIDIQAKLLRILEDGSFYRVGGTEQKKANVRIIAATNKPLKELMKQGLFRKDLFYRINTIHITLPPLRERKDDIPLLINHFLDYCIISCNGGRKEIHQEARELLQAYHWPGNIRELKNLIERLVLLAGTSNMIGVQHIPREILADVHPSLHAHDRTMPARLADALGVLEKNMVCEALARAKWNKTLASKELGISRASLNNKIAEFNIQSNPHLQKNVRKSTLPC; translated from the coding sequence ATGATCGATTGGACGAGGATTGTAGAATCACACGTCGTCAGGATATTCAGGAAAACCTGTTACGAGTGGTGGGGTATCGACATCCAGTTTTATGATGAATCTGGCAACCACCAAAACGCCAATATGTCTTTCCGGAACCCCGTCTGCAGCTTAATCCATTCAGTACCAAACGGGGCGAAACGTTGCTCCCAGACATACCGGAAAAATCTGAAAAAATTCAGAAAAAAACAAGAGCCGTTTTATTGCCAATGCTTTGCCGGTTTCCAGGGATTTGCCGTTCCCATCCTGGTGAAACAAAAATATATGGGAGCTATGATTGCTTCCGGCATCTGCATATTTGAAAAGGATGACCCCCTGCAAAAGAAGTATAAAGAAACGCTCGGAGAACTCGGTTTTGACCGTATGGAACTGGACTCATGTTACAAGAGACTGAAAACGATAGACCTGCACAAGAAGGCATATTTGGCTGATTTTATGAAAATTGTTGCCGAAGATGTCGTTGCCTTTTATGAACTCTTACAGGAGGCGCAGACCTTTACAAAAAAACAATCCTTTCTTTTGGAAGGTATCTACAAAGAAAAGTATAAGGGAATCATTGGTACCAGTCCGGCAATAAAAAGGGTGTTTGATACCTTGGAACTCATTGAGCGGAGTGAAAGTCCTGTCTTAATCGAAGGGGAAAGCGGCACCGGAAAAGAGCTCATAGCAGCAGCCATACATTATAACGGTCAGCGCAGGGATAAAATATTTGTTATTCAGAATTGTTCTGCATTCAGTGATACCCTGCTCAATTCAGAATTATTCGGACACGAAAAAGGCTCCTTTACCGGTGCCCTCTCAGAGAAAAAAGGCCTCTTTGAAATTGCAGATAAGGGGACATTATTCCTGGATGAGATTGGAGATATGAATATAGACATCCAGGCAAAGCTCCTGCGGATATTGGAAGACGGGTCATTTTACCGGGTGGGAGGCACAGAACAAAAAAAGGCAAATGTCAGAATTATTGCCGCAACAAATAAACCCTTAAAAGAACTTATGAAACAGGGTCTCTTCAGAAAAGACCTTTTCTACAGGATTAACACGATCCATATCACCCTGCCGCCGCTGAGAGAGAGAAAAGACGATATCCCACTCCTGATCAATCACTTTCTGGACTATTGCATCATCTCCTGCAATGGAGGCAGGAAGGAGATACATCAGGAGGCGAGAGAACTCTTGCAGGCCTATCACTGGCCGGGCAATATCCGCGAACTGAAAAACCTGATTGAGCGTTTAGTCCTTTTGGCCGGCACCAGCAATATGATCGGAGTCCAACACATTCCCAGGGAAATCCTGGCAGACGTGCATCCTTCCTTACATGCTCATGACCGTACGATGCCAGCCAGACTCGCCGATGCCCTCGGGGTGCTTGAGAAAAATATGGTCTGTGAGGCCTTAGCACGGGCGAAATGGAATAAGACGCTTGCTTCAAAAGAACTTGGCATCAGTCGTGCAAGCCTGAATAACAAGATCGCGGAATTCAATATCCAGTCCAACCCACATCTTCAGAAAAACGTAAGAAAAAGTACGTTACCCTGTTAG
- a CDS encoding transporter, whose protein sequence is MHQKKIWNGISTFLFLCLIVCALRNAYSSGFAIFTQGASALGQADSVIAHTDSPSSVFFNPALINKLEGTHIESGTTLIFPSREFKSDLTGKTAETEDEMFYPSTFYVTHKFNEKISAGMGIFSPFGLATSWEDDWEGRYIGTKSDLKTLTINPAVSYQILPNVAFAAGVDVLVLDTTLEKKINLSGFGLPDANQKFNGDGNGIGYNLGILYDISEDISFGASYRSEIKVDIDGNSDFDLPANTPSPLGALFPDTDGKTDITLPQQVHAGICYKGFDRLTLETVLRWEGWSSFDELKVDFDHPIAGSSESITEKDWQDTYSVNLGAKYQLRDWVALLGGYLYGGNPVPDRTFDPIVPDASTHLFTVGTSVKLKKFKIDLAYGYQKLEGRSKDNSVDDNSSDGLLNVATSANGKYETDLHLFGISVTYNF, encoded by the coding sequence ATGCATCAAAAAAAAATATGGAATGGCATATCTACTTTTCTATTTTTATGCCTCATCGTATGTGCTCTCCGGAATGCATACAGTTCTGGTTTTGCAATATTTACACAGGGAGCATCTGCTTTGGGGCAGGCAGATTCTGTAATTGCACATACAGATAGTCCTTCATCTGTTTTTTTTAATCCGGCATTGATTAATAAACTTGAAGGAACGCACATAGAATCAGGAACGACATTAATTTTTCCTTCACGGGAATTTAAAAGTGATCTTACCGGGAAGACCGCTGAGACAGAAGATGAGATGTTTTATCCATCCACGTTTTATGTCACCCATAAATTCAATGAAAAGATAAGTGCCGGCATGGGAATCTTTAGCCCTTTTGGTCTGGCAACAAGCTGGGAGGATGATTGGGAAGGGAGGTACATAGGGACGAAATCGGATTTGAAAACCCTTACTATCAATCCTGCAGTTTCATACCAAATATTACCCAATGTCGCATTTGCAGCCGGAGTGGATGTCCTTGTACTTGACACTACATTGGAGAAGAAAATAAACTTGTCTGGTTTTGGCCTCCCTGATGCAAACCAAAAATTTAACGGCGATGGGAATGGCATCGGTTATAACCTTGGCATCTTATATGACATAAGCGAAGATATCTCGTTCGGTGCTTCATACCGAAGTGAAATCAAGGTAGACATTGATGGCAACTCCGATTTTGATCTTCCTGCTAATACCCCTTCCCCACTCGGTGCGTTATTTCCAGATACCGATGGTAAAACGGACATCACACTTCCACAGCAAGTACATGCAGGTATCTGCTATAAAGGTTTTGATCGTCTAACACTTGAAACTGTTTTGAGATGGGAGGGCTGGTCTTCTTTTGACGAATTAAAGGTAGACTTTGATCATCCAATTGCAGGGAGTAGTGAATCCATTACAGAAAAAGACTGGCAAGATACCTATTCTGTAAATCTTGGTGCTAAATATCAACTCAGGGACTGGGTTGCGTTGCTTGGAGGCTATTTATACGGAGGAAATCCGGTTCCTGACAGGACATTTGACCCTATTGTTCCTGATGCCAGCACGCACCTTTTTACTGTTGGGACATCCGTAAAACTCAAGAAATTTAAAATTGACCTGGCGTATGGTTATCAAAAATTAGAAGGCCGGAGCAAGGATAACTCTGTAGATGACAATTCTTCTGATGGGTTGCTGAATGTTGCCACCAGCGCAAATGGCAAGTATGAAACGGATTTACATCTGTTTGGTATCAGCGTGACCTATAATTTCTGA
- the nadB gene encoding L-aspartate oxidase, whose amino-acid sequence MKKYTEPKRHLFSFDSHTSSHVFTDILILGSGVAGLSAAIEASKHCSVLVVTKEKIDENNTTYAQGGIAVVLSAGDTIMKHIKDTLDAGQGLCDKAAVKTIIGEGPKRVHELTKWGAAFDREDDRLIFTQEGGHRFPRIIRARGDSTGREVEHALIQHVKEKKNITVLEHTFATDLITRDGICHGAIVWHAKKGTTLIWAKQTILATGGCGQVYRETTNPDVATGDGLAMAYRAGAALQDMEFVQFHPTTLYIAGAVRFLITETVRGEGGILRNKRGERFMPGYHPQAELAPRDVVSQSILKEMQKTDHTNVYIDVRHIPRERLYTRFPKIKEICASFGIDIARDLIPVRPSAHYMIGGIKTNQFSRTTVRQLYACGEAACTGMHGANRLGSNSLLEGLVTGYIAGKDACESIQKSARKLVPYTIRESMGLSKISWLDLNDIRNSLKSLMWRDAGIERDERHLLEAEEMIEMWGSYVMDKEFSSPAGWELQNMILVSRLIVSSALKRKESRGVHHRSDHPAADNLRWKRHITIKKAKS is encoded by the coding sequence ATGAAAAAATACACAGAACCCAAAAGGCATCTCTTTTCCTTTGACAGTCATACCTCGTCGCACGTCTTTACTGATATATTGATATTAGGAAGCGGAGTGGCGGGACTCAGCGCTGCTATAGAGGCATCAAAACATTGTTCAGTACTGGTTGTTACCAAGGAAAAGATTGATGAAAATAACACCACCTATGCGCAGGGTGGTATTGCCGTGGTATTATCTGCCGGTGATACCATAATGAAACACATAAAAGACACCCTGGATGCCGGGCAGGGCTTGTGTGATAAAGCGGCGGTAAAAACAATTATCGGCGAAGGCCCGAAAAGGGTACATGAACTGACCAAATGGGGTGCAGCATTTGACAGAGAGGATGATCGTTTGATCTTTACTCAGGAAGGGGGACACCGTTTCCCGCGCATCATCCGTGCCCGGGGCGATTCAACCGGAAGGGAAGTCGAGCACGCACTTATACAACATGTGAAAGAAAAGAAGAATATTACGGTGCTCGAACATACCTTTGCTACTGACCTTATTACCAGAGACGGTATTTGTCACGGCGCTATTGTCTGGCACGCAAAGAAGGGAACCACCTTAATCTGGGCAAAACAGACGATTCTGGCCACCGGAGGGTGCGGACAGGTCTACCGGGAGACAACCAATCCCGATGTGGCCACCGGCGATGGACTGGCAATGGCCTACCGGGCCGGCGCCGCCCTTCAGGATATGGAGTTTGTGCAGTTTCACCCCACAACCCTCTATATTGCCGGAGCTGTACGGTTTCTCATTACAGAAACCGTGCGGGGTGAGGGTGGCATATTAAGAAACAAAAGGGGGGAACGGTTCATGCCGGGGTATCATCCACAGGCAGAACTTGCACCCAGAGACGTAGTGAGCCAGAGTATCCTGAAAGAAATGCAAAAGACCGACCATACAAATGTGTATATCGATGTCCGTCATATTCCAAGAGAACGGCTTTACACCCGCTTCCCGAAGATCAAAGAAATCTGCGCTTCCTTTGGAATTGATATTGCCAGGGATCTGATACCTGTGCGCCCCAGCGCCCATTATATGATCGGCGGTATCAAGACCAACCAATTTTCCAGGACTACCGTCAGGCAGCTTTATGCCTGTGGCGAAGCGGCCTGTACCGGTATGCACGGGGCCAACCGGCTTGGCAGCAATTCCCTTCTTGAAGGGCTGGTAACGGGCTATATAGCAGGAAAAGATGCCTGCGAGTCAATCCAGAAGAGTGCACGGAAATTGGTCCCCTATACCATCCGGGAATCTATGGGTTTATCAAAGATTAGCTGGTTGGATCTGAATGATATCCGAAATTCCTTAAAAAGCCTCATGTGGAGGGATGCGGGAATCGAGCGCGACGAAAGACACCTGCTTGAGGCCGAAGAAATGATCGAAATGTGGGGCAGCTATGTAATGGACAAAGAATTTTCCAGCCCTGCGGGGTGGGAGTTGCAGAACATGATTCTCGTCTCCAGGCTTATTGTTTCATCAGCCCTGAAGCGGAAGGAATCACGCGGGGTCCACCACCGATCAGATCATCCCGCGGCGGATAATCTCCGCTGGAAAAGGCATATCACCATAAAAAAGGCGAAGTCCTGA
- a CDS encoding PilZ domain-containing protein, which produces MDSIQKIIQESKDTNVDGQQKEGIKVSKKHLINTLNYINFQAGTIYVNFKHVKYDRIISLQAKPQPCIEDHLECFWIEPAGLRQKLNSYKYLDFILKDGQKLILVKADAEDISETGICFKLPEICLEFNYRKVKRNSCKGIQVDFIQNGAIFHGFLSDFSAASFCAEITVVPPQSFWLINPENMVDAVLKKGQDVFYSGKCKIIRQTYGQKTRCFVLEPTENQMRRFKPKEFRSPRHKLNPVPNITFKHPIIQKIINLEVEDISCSGLSVEEYQANSVLLTGLVIPELFIEFANGFTIRCKAQVVYRNNYKTDDDRTYVKCGIAFLEMDMQDQSKLASLLHKVTNKKSYSCHKVDLDALWKFFFESGFIYPEKYTHIHKNKLKFKEIYQKLYIQSSNIARHFIYQDKGEIQAHLSMVRFCENTWLIHHHAASRSGCNKAGLVVLNQLGHYINDFHSLYSTHMNYACCYFRPDNKFPHRVFGGVTRYIDNLKGSSIDPFVYFHYEKNLNNMEIKEPWILAKTQPEDFMELEGFYEHKSSGLMLDALDLKPDTIDNNELNEEYHRLGLKRQRHFFSLKKDGIFKAFIVLNLSDIGLNMSDLTNCIQVIVLDPDDLPYDTLCSGLFMLSKYYDQDEIPTLLYPVSYAEGQSIPYDKTYNLWVLNLHYLDPYFKYLEILINRNRHEENKVLSLSQVSSWKNPK; this is translated from the coding sequence TTGGATAGCATCCAAAAAATTATTCAAGAATCTAAAGATACAAACGTCGACGGCCAACAGAAAGAGGGGATCAAGGTCAGCAAAAAACATTTAATAAACACCCTGAACTACATTAATTTTCAAGCCGGCACCATATATGTAAATTTCAAACATGTAAAATATGACCGTATCATATCCCTTCAGGCTAAGCCGCAACCATGTATTGAAGACCATTTGGAATGTTTCTGGATTGAACCCGCAGGGCTTAGACAGAAACTGAATTCATATAAATATCTAGATTTTATTCTTAAAGACGGACAAAAACTCATTCTTGTTAAAGCTGACGCAGAAGATATAAGCGAAACAGGAATATGTTTTAAACTTCCGGAAATATGTCTCGAATTCAATTACCGAAAAGTAAAAAGGAATTCCTGCAAAGGAATACAGGTTGATTTTATTCAAAACGGTGCAATATTTCACGGATTTCTTTCGGACTTTAGTGCAGCTTCATTCTGCGCGGAAATAACAGTAGTGCCACCTCAATCGTTCTGGTTAATTAATCCTGAAAATATGGTAGACGCTGTATTGAAAAAAGGTCAAGATGTTTTTTATTCAGGGAAATGTAAGATAATCAGGCAAACTTACGGTCAAAAAACACGCTGCTTTGTATTAGAACCTACAGAAAATCAGATGCGCAGATTTAAACCCAAAGAATTCAGGAGTCCAAGACATAAATTAAACCCTGTGCCAAATATTACTTTCAAACATCCTATTATTCAGAAAATAATCAACCTTGAGGTCGAAGACATATCCTGCTCAGGCCTTTCCGTCGAAGAGTACCAGGCAAATTCCGTGCTTTTAACAGGATTGGTCATACCGGAATTATTTATAGAATTTGCAAATGGTTTTACGATAAGATGCAAGGCCCAGGTTGTTTACAGAAATAACTATAAAACTGATGACGACAGGACATACGTAAAATGCGGCATAGCGTTTTTAGAAATGGACATGCAAGATCAAAGTAAACTGGCAAGCCTCCTGCATAAAGTAACAAATAAAAAATCATATAGTTGTCACAAAGTGGATTTAGATGCATTGTGGAAATTCTTTTTTGAGTCAGGCTTCATATACCCTGAGAAGTACACCCATATACACAAGAACAAGTTAAAGTTTAAAGAGATTTATCAGAAGCTATATATCCAGAGCTCTAATATAGCCAGACATTTCATATATCAAGACAAAGGGGAAATTCAAGCACATCTGTCTATGGTCCGTTTTTGCGAAAATACCTGGTTAATTCATCATCATGCTGCCAGCAGATCAGGTTGTAACAAGGCGGGATTGGTTGTTTTGAATCAGCTTGGGCATTATATAAACGATTTTCATTCTCTCTATTCAACCCATATGAATTATGCCTGCTGTTACTTTAGGCCAGACAATAAATTTCCACATCGTGTATTTGGAGGAGTTACCCGGTACATAGATAATCTAAAGGGTTCTTCTATTGATCCTTTTGTCTATTTCCATTATGAAAAAAATTTGAACAACATGGAAATAAAAGAGCCATGGATCCTTGCGAAAACCCAACCCGAAGACTTCATGGAATTAGAAGGTTTTTATGAGCACAAATCCAGCGGTCTTATGCTTGATGCCCTTGATTTAAAGCCGGACACGATTGATAATAACGAACTCAATGAAGAATATCACAGACTCGGTTTGAAGAGGCAAAGACACTTTTTCTCGCTAAAGAAAGATGGCATCTTTAAAGCGTTTATTGTGTTGAATCTATCAGATATCGGTTTGAATATGTCTGATCTGACCAATTGCATTCAAGTTATCGTTCTGGACCCAGATGACCTCCCTTACGATACTCTCTGCTCCGGCTTATTTATGTTATCAAAATATTATGACCAGGACGAAATCCCTACATTGCTCTATCCTGTAAGCTACGCTGAAGGTCAATCCATACCTTATGATAAAACATATAATCTATGGGTTTTAAATTTGCACTATCTCGATCCTTATTTTAAATACCTTGAAATTTTAATTAATCGCAATAGGCACGAAGAAAATAAGGTGTTATCTCTTTCTCAGGTATCCTCATGGAAAAATCCCAAATAG
- a CDS encoding hydrogenase iron-sulfur subunit, whose product MTITNTCAAPDKKINEEAPCILACPIRQDARDYVQLIARGRFQEAFRLVRERNPLPSACGRICTHPCETKCRRNSTEAPIAIAWLKRFLGDNFSQATGKTTSEKYPEKIAIIGAGPAGLAAANDLALLGYSCTIFESNPTPGGMLRMGVPTYRLPRTAIDNDVEFIKDLGVEIKYNTTFGADITFDSLKKDGFAAVFIGVGLPESRSLNIEGVQLEGVLKGVSFLNEVNTTGSAKIGGNVLVIGGGAVAMDCARTALRLKVGKVSVACLESRKEMPTTDFEIEEAVHEGVALYNSVGPKRILGKNGRVSGLETLKVKYVFDEQKRFNPAFYEGSESVIEADTIILAIGQASNLSFLKGQESIQITRGGTIIVNPNTFSTSVHGIYAGGDVVLGRGTMTESMAQGKKAAIAIHNALRNAAVKDEKWAEKPAVPDVAESRIPLIKKEQKQEMPTMPLDERLKTFNEVELGFPLNIAVKEAQRCMNCGAGAFVDDNLCVGCLTCVRICPFEVPKIKRGDTTAYIDGDCQSCGLCIVECPAKAISFKTPLEDRGEDTLKAVFLDKSLQGMEPLIINFYCQYGTYNEGITKSLTEKHVRRVGVLGLGKVDPSLYLNAFEWGADGVLVTACEGDTCHFCKEQEWVERRARFAGQLLSGLGIDTRRFQTHFVSSQDGKEILEIASRMVEELRNL is encoded by the coding sequence ATGACAATAACGAATACATGTGCGGCGCCTGACAAAAAAATAAATGAAGAGGCGCCGTGCATCCTGGCCTGTCCGATACGGCAGGATGCCCGCGATTATGTTCAGCTCATTGCCAGAGGGCGATTTCAAGAGGCGTTCAGACTGGTAAGGGAGAGAAATCCGCTGCCTTCAGCATGTGGCCGTATCTGTACCCATCCTTGTGAGACAAAATGCCGTCGGAATAGCACCGAGGCGCCGATTGCAATTGCATGGCTCAAGCGTTTCCTCGGCGATAATTTTTCCCAGGCAACCGGGAAAACAACCAGCGAAAAATATCCTGAAAAAATTGCCATCATTGGCGCCGGCCCGGCTGGACTTGCCGCTGCGAATGATTTGGCCCTTTTGGGCTATTCATGCACCATCTTTGAATCCAATCCCACTCCGGGTGGCATGCTCCGCATGGGTGTGCCAACCTATCGTTTACCAAGAACGGCCATTGATAATGACGTTGAATTTATTAAAGATTTGGGAGTCGAAATTAAATACAACACGACATTTGGTGCAGATATTACCTTCGACAGTTTGAAAAAGGATGGGTTTGCGGCCGTTTTTATCGGTGTGGGCCTGCCAGAGAGCCGTAGCCTGAATATCGAAGGGGTGCAACTTGAAGGCGTCCTCAAAGGCGTATCCTTTTTAAACGAAGTAAATACCACAGGGAGCGCCAAAATCGGCGGGAATGTGCTGGTAATAGGCGGTGGAGCCGTTGCTATGGACTGTGCACGAACGGCCTTGCGCCTGAAGGTAGGTAAGGTATCCGTCGCCTGCCTCGAGTCACGCAAGGAAATGCCGACAACCGATTTTGAAATCGAGGAGGCTGTTCATGAAGGGGTGGCGCTTTACAACTCCGTAGGCCCGAAACGTATCCTCGGAAAGAACGGAAGGGTTTCCGGACTGGAAACCCTTAAGGTGAAATATGTTTTTGATGAACAAAAGCGGTTCAATCCCGCCTTCTATGAAGGCTCAGAGTCTGTTATTGAGGCGGATACTATCATCCTTGCAATTGGTCAGGCATCAAATCTCTCTTTCCTGAAAGGGCAGGAAAGTATTCAAATCACGCGCGGCGGCACGATCATCGTCAACCCAAATACCTTTAGCACTTCTGTGCATGGTATCTATGCAGGTGGTGATGTCGTGTTAGGCCGGGGAACCATGACTGAAAGTATGGCCCAGGGGAAAAAGGCGGCGATTGCCATCCATAACGCCTTAAGAAATGCAGCGGTAAAAGACGAGAAATGGGCAGAAAAGCCTGCAGTGCCCGATGTGGCTGAATCCAGAATCCCTCTTATCAAGAAAGAGCAGAAGCAAGAGATGCCTACCATGCCTTTGGATGAAAGGCTAAAAACCTTTAATGAGGTAGAGCTGGGATTTCCCTTAAATATAGCCGTGAAGGAGGCGCAGCGGTGCATGAACTGCGGCGCTGGCGCCTTTGTGGATGATAATTTATGCGTGGGATGCCTCACCTGCGTGAGGATATGTCCTTTTGAAGTGCCTAAAATTAAAAGGGGAGACACCACGGCGTATATTGACGGCGACTGCCAATCCTGCGGTTTGTGTATTGTGGAATGTCCTGCGAAGGCCATCAGTTTTAAAACACCCTTAGAAGACCGCGGTGAAGATACGCTAAAGGCCGTCTTTCTGGATAAGTCTCTCCAGGGTATGGAACCACTGATTATTAACTTTTATTGTCAATACGGTACCTATAACGAAGGCATAACAAAGAGTTTGACGGAGAAACATGTCAGGCGGGTGGGTGTTCTGGGGCTGGGTAAAGTGGACCCTTCCTTATATCTCAATGCCTTTGAGTGGGGCGCTGATGGGGTATTGGTGACGGCATGCGAGGGAGATACCTGTCATTTTTGCAAAGAACAGGAATGGGTTGAAAGACGGGCAAGATTTGCCGGTCAATTATTGAGTGGATTGGGAATAGATACCAGAAGATTTCAGACCCATTTTGTTTCATCACAAGATGGGAAAGAGATCCTTGAAATTGCGTCCAGAATGGTTGAAGAACTGAGAAATTTATAA
- a CDS encoding YjbQ family protein — protein sequence MKFLTEYMTFNTRKRREFLNITRDIDNVLQKSGIKEGMVLVSAMHITSGVFVNDAEPGLHRDIEEWLLKLIPEGHDYYHHRTGEVNGDAHLRNLLIGHQVVIPVTDGKLDLGTWQKVFYAEFDGQRSKRLVIKVMGE from the coding sequence ATGAAATTTCTGACCGAATACATGACTTTTAATACCAGAAAGCGTCGTGAGTTTCTAAACATTACGAGAGACATCGATAACGTACTTCAGAAAAGTGGCATTAAAGAAGGTATGGTTTTGGTTTCTGCCATGCATATAACGTCAGGGGTCTTCGTTAACGATGCCGAACCGGGGCTTCATCGTGATATTGAAGAGTGGCTCCTGAAACTGATTCCTGAGGGTCACGATTACTATCATCACCGGACAGGAGAGGTGAATGGTGATGCACATCTCAGAAATCTTCTTATCGGGCACCAGGTAGTCATACCGGTAACTGACGGGAAATTAGACCTCGGCACATGGCAAAAGGTATTTTATGCCGAATTTGACGGTCAGCGCAGCAAGCGACTGGTTATTAAAGTGATGGGGGAATAA
- a CDS encoding methylenetetrahydrofolate reductase codes for MIENSSEIKSGSNLEKILRSGQFAVTAELGPPRGADRSVIEKKAGLLKGYGDAFNITDCQTAVVRMSSIAAGRVVLDAGLEPIIQMTCRDRNRIAIQSDLLGAAALGAKNLLCLTGDHQKFGDHPMAKGVFDMDSIQLIQMVRSLRDEKKFQCGQELKASEPRFFIGAAENPFADPFKFRAIRLAKKIAAGADFIQTQIIYNIARFKEWMKMVTDMGLHEKAFILAGVAPLKSAGMARHMKYNVPGMDVPDEVMNRMTAASAAKKGKEEGIRICLEVIEQVREIKGIAGIHIMAVEWEEAVPEIVRETRLYPRPLL; via the coding sequence ATGATCGAAAATAGTTCTGAAATAAAATCAGGCAGTAATTTAGAAAAAATCCTTCGAAGCGGACAATTTGCCGTTACGGCAGAGCTTGGGCCACCCCGGGGCGCGGACCGCTCGGTGATAGAAAAGAAGGCAGGGCTGCTGAAGGGCTATGGGGATGCCTTCAATATTACTGACTGCCAGACCGCCGTGGTGCGTATGTCCAGCATTGCCGCCGGTCGGGTGGTCCTGGATGCTGGCTTAGAACCCATTATCCAGATGACCTGTCGCGACAGGAACCGTATTGCTATACAGAGCGACCTCCTCGGTGCTGCGGCACTTGGTGCAAAAAACCTCTTATGTCTGACCGGTGACCACCAGAAATTTGGAGATCACCCTATGGCAAAGGGCGTCTTTGACATGGATTCGATCCAGCTCATTCAAATGGTCAGGTCCCTCCGTGATGAGAAAAAATTTCAGTGCGGACAGGAGTTAAAGGCATCAGAGCCGAGGTTTTTTATCGGTGCAGCCGAAAATCCCTTTGCCGACCCATTCAAATTCCGTGCTATCAGACTCGCCAAGAAGATTGCTGCCGGTGCCGATTTTATACAAACCCAGATTATTTATAACATCGCCAGGTTTAAAGAATGGATGAAAATGGTCACCGATATGGGTCTCCACGAGAAGGCATTTATTCTCGCCGGTGTGGCTCCGCTCAAATCTGCCGGAATGGCCAGGCATATGAAGTATAATGTGCCGGGTATGGATGTACCTGATGAGGTCATGAATCGTATGACGGCCGCTTCTGCCGCCAAGAAAGGAAAGGAAGAGGGCATCAGGATATGCCTGGAGGTCATAGAGCAGGTTAGAGAAATCAAAGGCATTGCCGGTATCCACATCATGGCTGTGGAATGGGAAGAAGCCGTCCCCGAAATTGTCAGAGAAACACGATTGTATCCCAGACCACTGCTATAA